The Penicillium digitatum chromosome 6, complete sequence genome contains the following window.
GATCAGTTATTACGCGATACACATCTCCTGTTGGGCATCCATGCCTTGTAGAAACAGTCATTCCCGCCCAAGCTTAAAACAAAAATTATCTACAACTAGCAAGAGATGCCTGAAAGTGCTCTATAACAAGACTAGACAAAATCAGAGTTATCTCTAGATCGATGCACTCCACAGTGTGAGAACGGCGTATTTCCTACTGCCAAAAGCATACATAACTAGCAGGAGTGTTGACAGTTTGTGTAGTCTTGTTGCAGTGGTCTGATTCGACGTTTATACAAGAGATTAATAACAGTTTTTCCCGCCATCTTTCGACGAAGAGCGAACAGATGTACTGTATTTTCAATCACTTCTTTCCGGATCTTTACATTCTACTAGGTGACTATGCAATCAACGGATACTCCGTACCAAAAAATCTTCAGTCATTAATAGAGCCTTCACCCATACACTTCATTCAATCGTCCCACGGCCGTTCTCACGATCAAACTCTTCAGCCAAGCCCTCCAAAGACCTAATAACCTTAAGTCCtgcctcctcctcttcagcCTCCGCAAGCCCCTCGGCCTCAATAGCCTTAACCCTCTTAACCAAATCTGTAACGTGAACATCCGCAGTCCCAAGTCCAAGACCCTCTAGAGCCTTCTCCAGCAAGAACAAATACTCAGAACCCTTCCCACTCAGCCCATGCCCAGCACTGATAACCTGTGCCACATTCTGCGGCTCGCGCTCAGCTGCGTTACGCAGGAACTGTGGGTTGGTTGGCTGGCCGACGTAGAGCATGCAAATGATTGGCGAGCCGGACGTGCCGTCGGCTCCTTCAATATCCACTGTAGGATGGAATGGCGTGTAGTGCGCGCTGTACCCGTCAATCTCTCGGTCGTCGAGGTAGTCGTGGACTTCTTCGGCGTGGGATGCTGGGATGTGGTATGCTGCGCCCCAGACCTTGCCTGTGGAGGATGCTTCGGATTCTAGGTGGGCGAGCTAGGGGAATTAGGTTGATGTTGTTGTACGAGATAGGCGCAAATATAGAACGTACCGGATCGTCCAAGGTCTCCCAGAAGGTTCGCTCAATTACGGTGACTACTCGGCCCGGTTGCTCCGGGGTGCCGCGGTGATCGGTGCTTTGGGAGCATGTTAGTGCTTTGTGATTCTTAGTAGATTTAAATGAAAGTGTCTGTATGTTGAAGCATATTGAGCACAGTAAACGACATACCTAGCCTATCATTTAACAATGCGAATAATGTTAGCATAGTGATTTCAGGTGTGGGTATTTATAAAGCCCTGCGCTCAAGTGAAGAGTTCACGTACCTGCCAGAAACGCCGCACGTAGCCACTAATGTAGCCCGGTATGCGCTGATCTAGACGATCTAGTTAGTTGCTTGATTCTCTGATCACATGTGACATATATACGATGTCTCATTTTAATGCCGCCATTGGGCACTTTCACACTGCAGTCCCACATACCATAGTGTGGAGGCGGCTTCCAGATCAAACTCCTGTATACATAATCAGTATTCGTTATTTGACGCCTTAATGGCACCATTCCTGAACATTGAGTGAACTCACCCATAACCAAATACCCAGAGATCACCCTTGGGGAAATGGCTCTTCCATGCCCGACCGTCCGGATGGACCTGATGTCCTTGTGCAACGGCGGCCATATCAAGTATACAAGTGCCAAGTGCGCTTCAATGAGTTAATTGACTGCACTTTTCGACCTTCCCGAGGTCCGGGAAGGGGATGGATTAATAATTCGCTCCGGCGACGGCTGGGCTAATGTTTGCGGGAAGCAGCAAGTCGACTTCGGAGTAGAACAGGGGCTCGGACAGTTTGCTAAAGATGGAGTGCTGATATAAATTGCATTTGATCGTATTTGTATCAAATCAAATGTTGAAGTGGCCCCAACTCAATCATACACTGATTTTGTTTGCAATGTTTGTTCCTGGGTATCCCGCCATCTGCGCGGTGGATGAGACATCCCAACGCTTTCAGGGTGCAACGCGAGAGAAAGATGTTGCGATGGTCTATACATAGATTGAATCAAACATCTTTACATTCTTCATCCGAAAAGAAGGTACCTGGTAATTTGGGATCCCGCTCAGGTGAGACGTTGACTCGACTGGCCTTTTCTCATTGCAAGCGGTTCAAGTACATTGATGATCGGTCCCAATTCAATTCTCGTATACTTTCAGTCCGAAGTTCGTCACTTTCGATGCTGCTAGGGCTTGGGCAATGGATATCCTCAACCGCGTCCTTTTGAAGAACAGCACTTATCCTAACGGGACCATTGCAAACTTTGCCTTTCAACATTTTTCAGCCCCAAGTCTTCTCACACATTGCAAGATTACGATACCCGTGGATGGTCTGATGGCAGACTCAGGCCGCGAAACTGCAAGTATTGACATAAAACAGTGGGCTGTGACAAATGGAGTGGGCCAGGATCACCATTCATGCAATAGCAAACCCAGGGGGTCAAATTGTAGACTCCATCTTGTACAATTTGCAACTCGACCCTGGATGCAACGTTAGGTagatcccccccccccccccccaacatTGCGAGGTTCACTTCTGGTCAATGTGATAATACAACTTCCCGGGACAGTATGCGCATCTTGTTCACTTTGGCCGAGATTAGCCCTGGCAAGCTGATTCAGAACACATCCATGTTAACCTATATCGACACGACGAAAGAGGCGATGCTCAATCGCACATTTCAGCTGATCTGCTATCCGGGATACTCGCTTTTAATGCTGCACGCTGAACCCAATTCCAACCAATCCTCGTCACCTCTAGATCTGAAAAGGATCGGATCGAAAAGCTCCAGCATGCTTGTTGCCAAGAATTCAGCAGAAAAAAATGAATTTCCCCCGCTGGACTAATGATGATCTTGCACTCCCCGAGCTTTCCACGGATGTGCTCCTGTCTAGGACTGAGACAGAGAATTTGTTCCAAGAAATTCAGATGCCTACATTCAGAGCAGCTCCCGCATGTTATACTCATACGGGCCGCCTACTATGATGAAACTTCATCTATGGCAACGACTCGATCTACCAACTCAATTTTCTTGTGCCTAGCACAGGAATCAACTTCTTTCGGACTTCCTCGCTGGCTGTTCCCAACTTCCTATGCCTTTCCGGGCAATTTAGTGTGCTTTCATGCGGCAACAGCAACAACTACAATGACAAACCCGCAATCTTGAATATCTGGGGAAATGTCCAAAGCTATTTCGTGGCGAATATAAGTGCGAGGACCTATATTACAGCCGAAACAGTCGAAACTATAGTACGGTTCAAGCTGTCTGGTTTCGATATTGCCGATGACCATCCTTCAGTCCCTGACAAGTCATCTGCGAGATGAGCTCTAGACCCGTGAATCAGTTGGAACAATTTCAACACCACGGATGTTATCACCGAGAATCCAAACCTGGATGGGCTTTTCACGGCGCTGGTTATGTAAAACTGTTCAATTCCAGCAGAGGACCTTGTAAGCCCAAACTCCAGAGACATGGTCATCAAAGCAATCAACCACCAGGGTGAGATTTTTATAGCAAAAGTATTCAAAAAGCACACTCGCAGTGCGGCAGACCGCACGCTGGAGCCTGCCCCTCTACCCGGAAATAGCACAGTGCCGAGCCAACTGCGTGTGTTTCAAGGCGCAGCGTCAACGCGTGTTCTTAAGCTCTTCTCGCTTCTATCCTCGTGTTGGGAATCATTGGTTCTATTCTCATGGACACGGATCATGTCTAACCAAAGAACCCGTCCAGCATCGCCACCTTCGCAAGTCTTCTTGCTGAGTCATACATCATCGCTCGACTTGAGCTAGCCATGGATCACCTGAGTGAACAGTCTCTTGGACAGGCTAGCTTTTCTCGGTGTCGTTTCTTTCTTGGATTCCCAGGGGATGCATCTGACCAGAGGTATCCTTGGCTGTTGTCACAAGACCAAGCTTCCGAGAAGTACTGTAGATACTTTCCAGAGAGGGTTAGTGAGACGATGTCGGGTAACGGGCCGATATGGGCGAGGAAGGAATTTCGGGGAAGAGTGGATGGTATGAGGTTTCGTTTTGGAAAAATTTAGAAAAAAACTACAAGCACATCTTACTCGCATGTGTGTGTATCATATAATTATCATACCCACACGGTGATGTTTCCTTCCTGTTCATCTTGGTATCTATGATTGGCACTCTGGCAAAAGTCATGAACGAGGCGGACTGTAGTCGGCAAAATTTGATCTACGGTAATACAGGCATAGTTCCTGCTGTAGTTTCATCTTGCGTGTTGCAGCACAGAGCATCCATACATAGATAACGTACTCTGTGTATGTAGTTGCACACTGCCTTCAATGTCGTTGCCTTCCATGTGTACCGCCAATCGCACATCCTTATCGCATCCTTATCGCATTTCACTATCGATAACCTCTATcggcttctttttctccaaaTCACCATCAGACGCGCCTCGGACGCTTAGGACTTTGTTTACTGGAATTTCTTTTCTCAAGCTTTGGAATTAAGACATTTATCATGGCAGCCCTCCTTCGCCTTCTTAAAATGCAGTACACCCCTCCCATCGATCCCAAAGGTGTGTCCTTCGCTGGCAAGATCGTCATTTTGACAGGTGCCACCTCGGGTCTTGGCTTCGAAGCAGCCATCAAAATGCTCAATCTCGGCGTCGAGTCTCTCATCATCGGATCTCGCAGTGTTGAAAAAGGCAACAAGGCCAAAGCTGACCTCGAAAAGGCCACTAACCGACGGAATGTGGTCAAAGTATGGGAACTCGAGATGAACAGCTTCCAAAGTGTCAAAGACTTCGCTGAACGCGTCAATCACGAGCTGGACCGCGTCGATATCGCTTTACTCAATGCTGGTCTTTGGAACCGAGAATACCATCAATCCCCTGAGGGCTGGGAAGAGACTCTGCAAGTCAACACACTCTCAACCTCGATGTTGGCCTTACTTCTGCTTCCCAAGCTAAAGAAAAGCTCTTATGCCGGAAATCCCGCACACCTGACTGTTGTTTCAAGTCAACAATTCATTCGTGTCAAGGCTGAAAGCGTCCGCACCGATGATTCGCTGCTCGCTCACGTGAACGACCCGGCCAACTTCAAGGGTCCCAAGCAGTACGGCATTTCGAAACTTTTACTTGAATTTGTGATCAAGACTATCGCCAATATGGCGCGCGATGACGACGGCACTCATACCCTCGTTGTTAATTCCGTCAGCCCCGGGCTGTGTATCTCGGCTTTGGGTCGCCAGTACAACCACTGGTGGGAGAAATGTTTTGTTTGGGTTATGCACAAATTGTTCGCGCGGACTACTGAACAGGGAAGTCGGTCGCTGGTCAGTGCGACTCTCTTGGGAGTTGAATCACAGGGAAAATGCTGGCGCAGTGAGGGTTTTCTTGAGTACGacttctctttctccatGTTTTAATGTCATCATTGCTAATGGTTTCTTAGTGAGTCAGCTGCGCTGACTACTGGCTTCGAGGGAGAAGAACTCCGAGAAAAGGCTTGGGAGGAGATTATCGCCGTGTTGGAGGAGGAAACGCCGGAGGTGTCCCTCATCTCTCGCGGCCTGTACCAGGGCGTTTAAATGTTACGACGCTGGCAAGCTAACAAGGCTCGACCAAAAAATTGGTATGTACATGCGCCTAGCGCATCTTTGCAGAAAATCCAGCGTTCTCGCCTCATTGAGATACCCACCCCTGTTAACATTAACGTGTGATTACCGAACATCTTTTGGCTTTTGCTATTGAATTTCCCAATTTACAAAATACATTGTAACCCCACCGTCGCCGCTAGATATGGGTAGAAGTGGCCCACGATCCCTGGATCTTAAAAGCATGACATACAGGCATGGCGCTTACGgtcaatgaaaaaaaaaagccgtcTTCGATACCTATGCCAATCCGAGACCCCGTATAGATTCAATGTCATACAGCCGTATCCATATCCCAAATAACCCTTTCTCGTCCATGAGTAGCCTTCAAATCAAGCCTTCAATATCGGACCTCTCTTCCCCGGAAGTCTTATAGAAATCAACCCATTGCATGGCGGCAAACTGAGCTAAAAGGAAGTCCTCCAGCTTGGCCTCGTCTAATTTTCCTATTCGAGAGCGTTGAGTCTAGGAGGTCACTGCGACAAATTTGAGCCATCTCTGGGTGGGTCAGTGTTTTTGAATCGTATATCTTGCTGCATGTTGTTGGAAAATCCAGTCCGTTTCTAGATACTCCTGAATAGAGTAAGCAGTCGTATTCGCTTTGAGTTGCCCGGTTCCCGACGACTTGGATTCGTCGTCCCTCAGCTCCTCAATGCCTCAATGATGTCACACAGCTTCCCACTGCCACCTTGTCGATCTCTAGGACTAAAACATCCGTCTGAGGTTGGCGATACTGTAGTGCGCATATGGAAATGACGTTAGACTACCTCAAGCATCCGGGCACTTCTCGAAACTTGTTTTCGTAGTCTTTTTAAGCGCTCCAGGGCTGATTCACCAGACTACTAACAGCTTGAATACAGAAAAGACTAGACGCATATCTTGTTCTATTATCACATATCAGACAGTTTTTATTATTTACTAAAACCTTTAACATTTCACTTTATCTTAATTCGGTATAAAGGGATTTTCACTGCACGGGGTTTCCCACTCGGCGCGCTAAGAATCGATACCCCACGGCTCCGCTTTCAATCTCTtgattcttctctctccttcAATTTCACAATTGACCTTTGTTGCACTTCAGAATCTGGGTCGCATTCTTTCTCTTGATTGCCTGACCTCCAGGACTCCGACCATGGCTTACAACAAATCTTACAATCCCGATGCGCTGCCGGCGTAAGTGCATAGTCAATCTGACGAGAGAGTCTACAGTTGCTTATTACTGACCTGTGGAATCCTACAGTCATGCTGAGCCAGAAGAGGTGCAAATTCCGTCACCCATCTCATATCCCTTCCCGCTAACGGTGCTTAGGTCGCGCAGATGATCAGCAAAATGACGGTGTCAGGCCAAAGCCACGCCTCCAGCCACACCCAGAGCTACAATCAAAAACGGCTCCCTACTCGCCCACCACCGCAAACAGTTCACAGCAGCGGTATACCTCCACGTAGTTCTGCGTCCAGCGCTCCCCCGCAACACGCATATGCCGCAGCGCCTTCACGCTTCGAACACCACCACCCCCACTCCCACCCCCACTCCCATTCCCACAGCGGCCGCTCCTCTTCAGCAAATGGGCCTCCGGGCCAATCTCTCAGCCAGCCTCAGACTCAGTCTCGTCATCACCCCCTCCATCCGTCCCCGCCGCCCCAAAATTACGGTTTTGGCCCCCCACCAGTGC
Protein-coding sequences here:
- a CDS encoding Cation transport regulator-like protein, which encodes MAAVAQGHQVHPDGRAWKSHFPKGDLWVFGYGSLIWKPPPHYGMWDCSVKVPNGGIKMRHHQRIPGYISGYVRRFWQASTDHRGTPEQPGRVVTVIERTFWETLDDPLAHLESEASSTGKVWGAAYHIPASHAEEVHDYLDDREIDGYSAHYTPFHPTVDIEGADGTSGSPIICMLYVGQPTNPQFLRNAAEREPQNVAQVISAGHGLSGKGSEYLFLLEKALEGLGLGTADVHVTDLVKRVKAIEAEGLAEAEEEEAGLKVIRSLEGLAEEFDRENGRGTIE
- a CDS encoding Short-chain dehydrogenase/reductase family protein, putative, which translates into the protein MAALLRLLKMQYTPPIDPKGVSFAGKIVILTGATSGLGFEAAIKMLNLGVESLIIGSRSVEKGNKAKADLEKATNRRNVVKVWELEMNSFQSVKDFAERVNHELDRVDIALLNAGLWNREYHQSPEGWEETLQVNTLSTSMLALLLLPKLKKSSYAGNPAHLTVVSSQQFIRVKAESVRTDDSLLAHVNDPANFKGPKQYGISKLLLEFVIKTIANMARDDDGTHTLVVNSVSPGLCISALGRQYNHWWEKCFVWVMHKLFARTTEQGSRSLVSATLLGVESQGKCWRSEGFLDESAALTTGFEGEELREKAWEEIIAVLEEETPEVSLISRGLYQGV